A stretch of Enterobacter cloacae complex sp. ECNIH7 DNA encodes these proteins:
- a CDS encoding nitrate reductase has protein sequence MTETRTTCPYCGVGCGVVASVEGEAVSVRGDETHPANLGRLCVKGSALGETTGLQGRLLRPAVDGLEVDWAQALNAAGERLREIIDTWGPQAVAFYASGQLLTEDYYAANKLMKGFIGAANIDTNSRLCMSSAVVGYKRAFGEDVVPCSYDDVENSDLVVLVGSNAAWTHPVLYQRLVQAKRNNPQMKVVVIDPRRTATCDIADLHLALAPGSDAGLFVGLLNVIQGTDEWPVERVAAFCGLSPQDIGTFYDWFITAPRAITLYTMGINQSASGSDKCNAIINVHLASGKFNRPGCGPFSLTGQPNAMGGREVGGLANQLAAHMNFEPDDLSRVARFWGTERLAQTPGLMAVELFDAIARGEVKAVWIMGTNPAVSLPDSHAVCQALAGCPLVMVSEVMNDTDTSRFAHIRFPALGWGEKDGTVTNSERRISRQRAFLPAPGEAKPDWWIVAQMAKRLGYGEAFAWQHPHEIFCEHAALTAFENDGARALNLHDLAALTREEWDQLEPYQWPTGDFPRRNIVPVNPLLHGATVSALYPLILNSGRIRDQWHTMTRTGYVARLMQHIAEPFVEVCPADAVRFSLCDGQLARISSPRGVMVVRVRINDGIREGEAFAPMHWNAEFSRQGKVNALVEGRCDPVSGQPESKQTAVRILPWQPAWQGELYAREWPEMPSSAYWWRKASRLTVAGDQPLLSWVMDYASDRGWQLQVAQTGERSSVLAWHEGLLMLGFWEGTALPALAHTVIEAAFQSPPVLASERHALLNGQSVGKEADPGRIICSCFSVGENTIREAIVGGCDSVTALGAKLRCGTNCGSCVPELKGLFQDNPEMSARTAFQGLSR, from the coding sequence ATGACGGAAACCCGGACAACGTGCCCCTACTGCGGGGTCGGCTGCGGCGTAGTTGCCAGCGTGGAAGGTGAAGCGGTCAGCGTTCGGGGAGATGAAACCCATCCTGCGAACCTGGGTCGCCTGTGCGTGAAAGGATCGGCCCTGGGGGAAACGACGGGGTTACAGGGGCGATTGCTGCGCCCCGCTGTTGACGGACTTGAGGTGGACTGGGCGCAGGCGCTGAACGCGGCGGGGGAGCGTCTGCGGGAGATTATCGACACATGGGGACCGCAGGCGGTGGCGTTTTACGCCTCCGGACAATTGCTTACCGAGGACTACTACGCCGCCAACAAGCTGATGAAAGGGTTTATCGGTGCGGCAAACATCGATACCAACTCCCGGCTCTGCATGTCTTCGGCGGTGGTGGGCTACAAGCGCGCCTTCGGCGAAGACGTGGTGCCGTGCAGCTACGATGACGTCGAAAACAGCGATCTGGTGGTGCTGGTGGGTTCAAACGCGGCCTGGACGCATCCTGTGCTCTATCAGCGGCTGGTGCAGGCGAAGCGCAACAACCCTCAGATGAAGGTGGTGGTAATCGATCCGCGCAGAACCGCCACCTGTGATATTGCTGACCTGCATCTGGCGCTCGCCCCCGGCAGCGACGCCGGGCTGTTTGTCGGTCTGCTTAATGTGATTCAGGGAACGGATGAGTGGCCCGTTGAGCGCGTGGCGGCGTTTTGCGGCCTCTCGCCGCAGGATATTGGCACCTTTTACGACTGGTTTATCACCGCGCCTCGCGCAATTACGCTCTACACCATGGGTATCAACCAGTCCGCCAGCGGCAGCGACAAGTGTAACGCCATCATTAACGTTCATCTTGCCAGCGGGAAGTTCAACCGTCCGGGCTGCGGCCCGTTTTCGCTGACCGGACAGCCAAACGCGATGGGCGGAAGGGAGGTGGGCGGACTGGCGAACCAGCTGGCGGCACACATGAACTTTGAGCCGGACGATCTCTCGCGGGTGGCGCGTTTCTGGGGAACGGAACGGCTGGCGCAGACGCCGGGCCTGATGGCGGTGGAGCTGTTTGACGCCATTGCCCGCGGTGAGGTGAAGGCGGTGTGGATCATGGGCACCAACCCTGCCGTGTCGCTTCCGGACAGCCACGCGGTGTGTCAGGCGCTGGCGGGCTGCCCGCTGGTGATGGTCTCTGAGGTGATGAACGATACAGATACCAGCCGGTTCGCCCATATCCGTTTTCCGGCGCTGGGCTGGGGAGAGAAGGACGGGACGGTGACCAATTCCGAGCGGCGCATTTCACGCCAGCGCGCGTTTCTGCCCGCGCCGGGCGAGGCGAAGCCGGACTGGTGGATCGTCGCGCAGATGGCGAAACGGCTGGGCTACGGCGAGGCCTTTGCCTGGCAACATCCGCACGAGATTTTTTGCGAACATGCGGCGCTGACGGCTTTTGAAAATGACGGCGCGCGGGCATTGAATCTTCATGACCTGGCTGCGCTAACCCGTGAGGAGTGGGATCAGCTTGAGCCTTATCAGTGGCCGACGGGGGATTTCCCGCGCCGAAACATCGTTCCCGTTAACCCTCTGTTGCACGGCGCGACGGTCAGCGCGTTATACCCGCTGATTCTCAACTCGGGGCGCATACGCGATCAGTGGCATACCATGACCCGAACGGGATACGTGGCCAGACTGATGCAGCATATCGCCGAACCGTTTGTTGAGGTTTGCCCCGCAGACGCGGTTCGGTTTTCCCTGTGCGACGGCCAGCTGGCGCGCATCAGCTCGCCGCGCGGCGTGATGGTCGTCAGAGTACGAATCAATGACGGGATACGGGAAGGCGAGGCGTTTGCCCCGATGCACTGGAACGCTGAGTTTTCCCGCCAGGGAAAGGTGAATGCGCTGGTGGAAGGGCGCTGCGATCCGGTTTCTGGCCAGCCGGAGAGTAAACAAACCGCCGTCAGGATCCTGCCCTGGCAGCCCGCCTGGCAGGGGGAACTCTATGCCCGGGAATGGCCGGAAATGCCCTCTTCGGCTTACTGGTGGCGCAAAGCCTCACGCCTGACGGTGGCGGGCGATCAACCGCTGCTGTCGTGGGTAATGGATTACGCCAGCGACCGGGGCTGGCAGCTGCAGGTTGCGCAAACCGGCGAACGCAGCAGCGTGCTGGCCTGGCATGAAGGCCTGCTGATGCTGGGCTTCTGGGAGGGCACCGCGTTACCGGCGCTGGCGCATACGGTGATTGAAGCCGCTTTTCAATCCCCACCCGTGCTGGCCTCAGAACGTCACGCCTTGCTGAACGGACAGAGCGTCGGGAAGGAAGCGGATCCGGGACGCATCATCTGCAGCTGTTTCAGCGTCGGGGAGAATACGATACGGGAGGCGATCGTTGGCGGGTGTGATTCCGTCACCGCGCTGGGGGCGAAGCTGCGCTGTGGTACGAACTGTGGTTCCTGCGTGCCGGAGCTGAAAGGGCTGTTTCAGGATAATCCTGAAATGTCCGCCAGGACTGCATTTCAGGGCTTATCGCGTTAA
- a CDS encoding YchO/YchP family invasin encodes MAVSSRIRLLFLLPLLTVGAVHGAPNSFIQKAQNPFDNDGDNLPDLGMAAPTGEGEKHLAEMAKAFGEASMTDNGLTTGEQARQFAFGQVRDAVSGEVNQQIESWLSPWGNASVNLLVDNDGKFNGSSGSWFIPWNDNNRYLSWSQLGLTQQTDGLVSNAGIGQRWIAGKWLLGYNTFYDNLLDENLQRAGLGAEAWGENLRLSANYYQPFAGWRDRSDVQEQRMARGYDVTAKAWLPWFHHLNTSVSFEQYFGDNVDLFNSGTGYHNPVAVNLGLNYTPVPLVTLTAAHKQGESGESQNNLGLKLNYRFGVPLVKQLSAGEVAATRSLRGSRYDSPERNSLPVMEFRQRKTLSVWLATPPWDLKGGETVMLKLQVRSANGIRQIHWQGDTQALSLTSPAKSNSSDGWSVIMPAWNDGEGATNRWHLSAVVEDEKGQRVSSNEIVLTVVLPLVALPDNDPRWKLLPEE; translated from the coding sequence ATGGCTGTATCGTCCCGCATTCGTTTGCTGTTTTTACTCCCCCTTCTTACGGTCGGAGCCGTTCACGGTGCGCCGAATTCCTTTATCCAGAAGGCACAAAATCCCTTTGATAATGACGGGGATAATCTGCCCGACCTCGGTATGGCCGCCCCAACCGGGGAGGGGGAAAAACACCTGGCCGAAATGGCGAAAGCCTTTGGTGAAGCCAGCATGACCGACAACGGCCTGACAACGGGCGAGCAGGCGCGTCAGTTTGCGTTTGGTCAGGTGCGCGACGCGGTGAGCGGCGAAGTGAACCAGCAGATTGAGTCCTGGCTTTCGCCCTGGGGGAACGCCAGCGTGAACCTACTGGTGGATAACGATGGCAAATTTAACGGCAGCAGCGGGAGCTGGTTTATCCCCTGGAACGATAACAACCGTTATCTGAGCTGGAGCCAGCTTGGCCTGACCCAGCAGACGGATGGCCTGGTCAGTAACGCAGGAATTGGTCAGCGCTGGATCGCCGGGAAATGGCTGCTGGGTTACAACACCTTTTACGATAACCTCCTGGATGAAAATCTGCAGCGTGCCGGGCTGGGCGCGGAAGCGTGGGGGGAAAATCTGCGCCTGTCAGCGAACTATTATCAGCCCTTTGCCGGCTGGCGCGACCGCTCCGACGTCCAGGAGCAGCGTATGGCGCGCGGATATGACGTCACCGCTAAAGCCTGGCTGCCGTGGTTCCATCATCTCAATACCAGCGTGAGCTTCGAGCAATACTTTGGTGATAACGTCGACCTCTTCAACAGCGGAACGGGCTATCACAATCCGGTGGCGGTGAATCTGGGGCTTAACTATACCCCCGTTCCGCTGGTCACCCTGACCGCCGCGCACAAGCAGGGCGAAAGTGGCGAGAGCCAGAATAACCTCGGGTTGAAGCTCAACTATCGCTTTGGCGTGCCGCTGGTGAAGCAGCTTTCCGCCGGTGAAGTCGCCGCCACGCGCTCCCTGCGCGGAAGCCGCTACGACTCGCCGGAGCGCAATAGCCTGCCGGTGATGGAGTTCCGCCAGCGTAAAACGCTGTCCGTCTGGCTGGCAACGCCGCCGTGGGATCTGAAAGGGGGCGAGACCGTTATGCTGAAGCTTCAGGTTCGCAGCGCGAACGGCATTCGTCAGATCCACTGGCAGGGGGATACGCAGGCGCTGAGCCTGACGTCGCCGGCCAAAAGCAACAGCAGCGACGGCTGGAGTGTGATTATGCCTGCCTGGAATGACGGTGAAGGGGCAACAAACCGCTGGCACCTGTCGGCGGTGGTGGAAGATGAGAAAGGCCAGCGCGTCTCGTCCAATGAGATCGTGCTGACCGTCGTGCTGCCGCTGGTCGCATTGCCCGACAACGACCCGCGCTGGAAGCTTCTGCCGGAGGAGTAA
- the narL gene encoding two-component system response regulator NarL — MTNQEPASILLIDDHPMLRTGVKQLVSMAPDITVVGEASNGEQGIELAESLDPDLILLDLNMPGMNGLETLDKLREKSLSGRIVVFSVSNHEEDVVTALKRGADGYLLKDMEPEDLLKALQQAAAGEMVLSEALTPVLAASLRANRATSDRDVSQLTPRERDILKLIAQGLPNKMIARRLDITESTVKVHVKHMLKKMKLKSRVEAAVWVHQERIF, encoded by the coding sequence ATGACTAATCAGGAACCGGCATCCATCCTGCTGATCGACGACCATCCGATGCTGCGTACTGGCGTGAAACAGCTGGTCAGCATGGCGCCCGATATCACCGTGGTGGGCGAAGCCAGCAACGGTGAACAGGGCATTGAGCTTGCCGAATCCCTCGATCCCGATCTGATCCTGCTCGATCTAAATATGCCCGGCATGAACGGTCTGGAAACCCTCGACAAGCTGCGGGAAAAATCGCTTTCCGGGCGCATCGTCGTCTTTAGCGTGTCGAACCATGAAGAGGATGTGGTCACGGCGCTGAAGCGCGGGGCGGATGGTTATCTGCTGAAGGACATGGAGCCGGAAGACTTGCTTAAGGCGCTGCAGCAGGCCGCGGCGGGCGAGATGGTTCTCAGCGAAGCCTTAACGCCGGTGCTGGCCGCCAGCCTGCGCGCCAATCGCGCCACCTCTGACCGCGACGTCAGCCAGTTAACCCCGCGCGAGCGCGATATTCTCAAACTCATTGCCCAGGGGCTGCCGAACAAAATGATCGCCCGCCGCCTGGACATTACCGAAAGCACGGTCAAAGTGCACGTGAAGCATATGCTGAAGAAAATGAAGCTAAAATCCCGCGTTGAAGCCGCGGTGTGGGTGCATCAGGAACGCATTTTTTAA
- the narX gene encoding nitrate/nitrite two-component system sensor histidine kinase NarX gives MLKRCLSPLTLVNQLALIVLLSTAIGVTGMAISGWLVQGVQGNAHAINEAGSLRMQSYRLLASVPLTQDDRPLIDEMERTVFSPELENAAIRAGQQSQLNALQGYWHTQLQPGLKQASSTETVAQDVAGFVSRIDALVSAFDQTTELRIDRVVMVHRAMALFMGLLLIFTIVWLRARLLNPWKQLLAMARAVTARDFTQRTHISGRNEMAMLGQALNTMSAELSESYAVLEQRVQEKTAGLEQKNEILSFLWQANRRLHMQVPLCERLSPVLNGLQNLTLLHDLELRVYDVEDEDNHQEFTCQSDMSCDDKGCHLCPRGLPPLTSGGTTLKWRLTDSHTQYGILLATLPAGRHLSHDQQQLVDTLVEQLTATLALDRHQEKQQQLIVMEERATIARELHDSIAQSLSCMKMQVSCLQMQDAEMPESNKQLLSQIRNELNTSWIQLRELLTTFRLQLTEPGLRPALESSCQEFSARLGFPVKLDYQLPPRLVPSHQAIHLLQIAREALSNVLKHAEATAVTVTVSQHDNQVKLTVHDNGCGVPENAERTNHYGLIIMRDRAQSLRGDCQVRRRETGGTEVVVTFIPEKPLTTAQGETHD, from the coding sequence ATGTTAAAAAGATGTTTATCTCCGCTGACGCTCGTGAATCAGCTCGCTCTGATTGTTTTGCTGTCCACCGCCATCGGCGTGACCGGCATGGCGATCTCCGGCTGGCTGGTACAGGGCGTACAGGGTAATGCGCATGCCATCAACGAGGCAGGCTCGCTACGCATGCAGAGTTATCGCCTGCTGGCGTCGGTCCCCCTGACGCAGGACGATCGGCCCCTGATTGATGAAATGGAGCGCACGGTCTTCAGCCCCGAGCTGGAAAACGCCGCCATCCGCGCCGGTCAGCAATCCCAGCTTAACGCCCTTCAGGGCTACTGGCACACCCAACTGCAGCCCGGGCTGAAACAGGCGAGCAGCACCGAAACCGTTGCGCAAGACGTCGCGGGGTTCGTCTCACGTATTGATGCGCTGGTCTCCGCTTTTGACCAGACAACCGAATTACGCATCGACCGGGTGGTGATGGTGCACCGCGCAATGGCGCTGTTTATGGGGCTACTGCTGATCTTCACCATCGTCTGGCTGCGCGCGCGGCTGCTGAACCCGTGGAAACAGCTGCTTGCAATGGCCCGCGCGGTGACCGCACGCGATTTTACCCAGCGCACGCACATCAGCGGGCGCAACGAGATGGCCATGCTCGGCCAGGCGCTCAACACCATGTCGGCAGAGCTCTCCGAGAGCTACGCGGTGCTGGAACAGCGCGTTCAGGAAAAAACGGCCGGACTGGAGCAGAAAAACGAGATCCTCTCCTTCCTGTGGCAGGCCAACCGTCGTCTGCACATGCAGGTGCCGCTCTGCGAGCGCCTCTCTCCGGTGCTGAACGGCCTGCAAAATCTGACCCTGCTGCACGACCTTGAGCTGCGCGTCTACGACGTGGAAGACGAAGATAACCATCAGGAATTTACCTGTCAGTCGGATATGTCCTGCGATGACAAAGGCTGCCATCTTTGCCCTCGCGGCCTGCCGCCGCTGACGTCCGGCGGCACCACCCTGAAGTGGCGCCTGACCGACAGCCACACCCAGTACGGTATTCTGCTGGCAACGCTGCCAGCCGGGCGTCACCTGAGCCACGACCAGCAGCAGCTGGTTGATACGCTGGTCGAACAGCTCACGGCCACGCTGGCGCTCGACAGGCATCAGGAAAAGCAGCAGCAGCTGATCGTCATGGAAGAGCGCGCGACCATCGCCCGCGAGCTTCACGACTCGATTGCCCAGTCGCTTTCCTGTATGAAAATGCAGGTGAGCTGCCTGCAGATGCAGGATGCGGAGATGCCGGAAAGCAACAAGCAGCTGCTGAGCCAGATCCGCAACGAGCTGAACACCTCCTGGATACAGCTGCGCGAGCTGCTGACTACCTTCCGTCTGCAGCTGACCGAGCCGGGGCTGCGCCCGGCGCTGGAATCCAGCTGCCAGGAATTTAGCGCCCGGCTGGGCTTCCCGGTGAAGCTGGATTACCAGCTGCCGCCGCGGCTTGTCCCTTCCCATCAGGCGATTCATCTGCTGCAGATCGCCCGCGAAGCGCTGAGCAACGTGCTTAAACACGCTGAAGCAACAGCGGTCACGGTCACCGTCAGCCAGCACGACAATCAGGTCAAACTGACGGTTCACGACAACGGCTGCGGTGTGCCGGAAAATGCCGAACGCACTAACCACTATGGTTTAATTATTATGCGAGACCGCGCCCAAAGCCTGCGCGGTGATTGCCAGGTTCGCCGGAGAGAGACGGGCGGCACGGAAGTTGTCGTCACCTTTATTCCCGAGAAACCGCTTACAACTGCTCAAGGAGAAACCCATGACTAA
- a CDS encoding NarK family nitrate/nitrite MFS transporter has product MSHSSAPERENGAVITDWRPEDPAFWQQRGHRVASRNLWISVPCLLLAFCVWMLFSAVAVNLPKVGFTFTTDQLFMLTALPSLSGALLRVPYAFMVPVFGGRRWTAFSTGIMIVPCVWLGFAVQDTSTPFSVFVIISLLCGFAGANFASSMANISFFFPKAKQGGALGINGGLGNMGVSVMQLIAPLAISVSIFAAFGGGGVEQANGSYLYLQNAAWIWVPFLVIFTLAAWFFMNDLSASKASLSEQLPVLKRGHLWVMALLYLATFGSFIGFSAGFAMLSKTQFPDVQILQFAFFGPFIGALARSLGGMVSDRLGGTRVTLVNFVVMAVFCALLFLTLPADGQGGNFIAFFGVFMVLFLTAGLGSASTFQMISVIFRKLTMDRVKAQGGSEEQAMREAATDTAAALGFISAIGAIGGFFIPKAFGISLDLTGSPAGAMKVFLVFYIACVVITWLVYGRNTKKNK; this is encoded by the coding sequence ATGAGTCACTCATCCGCTCCCGAAAGGGAAAATGGTGCCGTTATTACTGACTGGCGTCCAGAGGATCCGGCGTTCTGGCAACAGCGCGGCCATCGTGTAGCCAGCCGGAATCTGTGGATTTCCGTGCCGTGCTTGTTATTAGCGTTTTGCGTATGGATGTTGTTTAGCGCGGTGGCGGTAAACCTGCCGAAAGTCGGCTTCACGTTTACGACCGATCAGCTGTTCATGCTGACCGCGCTGCCGTCGCTGTCCGGCGCGCTGCTGCGTGTACCTTACGCGTTTATGGTGCCGGTGTTTGGCGGTCGTCGCTGGACTGCGTTCAGTACGGGCATCATGATCGTCCCCTGCGTGTGGCTCGGCTTCGCGGTGCAGGATACCTCTACGCCGTTCAGCGTATTTGTGATTATCTCCCTGTTGTGCGGTTTTGCGGGCGCGAACTTCGCCTCCAGCATGGCGAACATCAGCTTCTTCTTCCCGAAAGCGAAGCAGGGCGGCGCGCTGGGTATTAACGGCGGCCTGGGGAATATGGGCGTTAGCGTGATGCAGCTCATTGCCCCGCTGGCGATCTCGGTCTCTATTTTTGCGGCCTTTGGCGGCGGTGGCGTTGAGCAGGCGAATGGTTCTTATCTGTACCTGCAAAACGCAGCGTGGATTTGGGTGCCGTTCCTGGTGATCTTCACCCTCGCAGCCTGGTTCTTTATGAATGACCTGTCCGCGTCGAAAGCGTCTCTGAGCGAGCAGCTTCCGGTGCTGAAGCGTGGACACCTCTGGGTGATGGCGCTGCTGTATCTGGCAACCTTCGGTTCGTTTATCGGCTTCTCGGCGGGCTTCGCGATGCTGTCGAAAACGCAGTTCCCGGACGTGCAGATCCTGCAGTTCGCCTTCTTCGGTCCATTTATTGGCGCCCTTGCTCGCTCGTTGGGCGGCATGGTCTCTGACCGCCTGGGCGGTACCCGCGTGACGCTGGTCAACTTCGTCGTGATGGCAGTCTTCTGCGCGCTGCTGTTCCTGACGCTGCCCGCCGACGGACAGGGTGGTAACTTCATCGCCTTCTTCGGCGTATTTATGGTGCTGTTCCTGACGGCCGGGCTGGGGAGTGCATCCACCTTCCAGATGATCTCCGTGATCTTCCGTAAGCTGACCATGGATCGCGTGAAGGCGCAGGGCGGGAGCGAAGAGCAGGCCATGCGCGAAGCGGCGACGGATACGGCCGCAGCGCTGGGCTTTATCTCTGCCATCGGCGCGATTGGCGGCTTCTTTATCCCGAAAGCGTTCGGTATCTCTCTGGATCTGACCGGCTCACCGGCCGGCGCCATGAAAGTTTTCCTCGTCTTCTATATCGCCTGCGTCGTGATTACGTGGCTGGTATATGGCCGTAATACCAAGAAAAATAAGTAA